Proteins from a genomic interval of Kitasatospora herbaricolor:
- a CDS encoding agmatine deiminase family protein — protein sequence MNDPGTAGPSLVGRLFGAGPSRRSLLGAVGLGAAGLALGPRAAAAAPSADGPLPRWWVPADDVPHARTWMSWPSRRSVWGRQLAGVQQDIALIARTVARFEPVVMCAPDSGTAADARARCGPEVTVTDAIPTDDLWMRDTAPVFRRDGYGALDAVGLNFNGWGNKQTHADDAEVARGIADRNRLRFSAADFVGEPGAIETDGDGTVMATESSLVNKNRNRGWSRAEVEEAVLHVYGADRMIWVPGIKGQDITDDHIDVTSRFVRPGVVLVQLPPADRNDVWARDARQQFDILSRATDARGRRLQVIRVDGPDTVRSRDSKFVDSYLNFHLVNRAVITAQFGDQAKDAAARRALAAAFPGREVVQLDVDRLMAGGGGIHCSTMHEPLP from the coding sequence ATGAACGACCCCGGCACTGCGGGACCCTCCCTCGTCGGCCGCCTCTTCGGAGCCGGCCCCTCGCGGCGATCCCTCCTCGGCGCGGTGGGCCTGGGCGCGGCCGGCCTGGCGCTCGGCCCCCGGGCGGCCGCCGCGGCCCCGTCCGCGGACGGACCGCTGCCGCGCTGGTGGGTCCCCGCGGACGACGTGCCGCACGCCCGGACCTGGATGTCCTGGCCGTCCCGCCGGTCGGTCTGGGGGCGCCAGCTGGCCGGTGTGCAGCAGGACATCGCGCTGATCGCCCGGACCGTCGCACGGTTCGAGCCGGTGGTGATGTGCGCCCCGGACTCCGGGACGGCCGCGGACGCCCGCGCCCGGTGCGGGCCCGAGGTGACGGTCACCGACGCGATCCCCACCGACGACCTCTGGATGCGCGACACCGCCCCGGTGTTCCGGCGCGACGGCTACGGGGCCCTGGACGCCGTCGGCCTGAACTTCAACGGGTGGGGCAACAAGCAGACCCATGCCGACGACGCCGAGGTCGCGCGGGGCATCGCCGACCGCAACCGCCTGCGCTTCAGCGCCGCCGACTTCGTGGGCGAGCCGGGCGCGATCGAGACGGACGGCGACGGCACCGTGATGGCCACCGAGAGCAGCCTCGTCAACAAGAACCGCAACCGGGGGTGGAGCCGGGCCGAGGTCGAGGAGGCGGTGCTGCACGTCTACGGCGCCGACAGGATGATCTGGGTGCCCGGCATCAAGGGCCAGGACATCACCGACGACCACATCGACGTCACCTCGCGGTTCGTCCGGCCGGGCGTGGTGCTGGTGCAGCTGCCCCCGGCGGACCGGAACGACGTCTGGGCCCGCGACGCCCGTCAGCAGTTCGACATCCTCTCCCGGGCCACCGACGCCCGGGGCCGCAGGCTCCAGGTCATCAGGGTCGACGGTCCCGACACCGTGCGGTCGCGGGACTCGAAGTTCGTCGACTCCTACCTCAACTTCCACCTGGTCAACCGCGCGGTGATCACGGCGCAGTTCGGCGACCAGGCGAAGGACGCCGCGGCCCGGCGGGCGCTGGCCGCGGCCTTCCCCGGCCGGGAGGTCGTCCAGCTGGACGTCGACCGGCTGATGGCCGGCGGCGGCGGGATCCACTGCTCGACCATGCACGAGCCACTGCCGTAG
- a CDS encoding TetR/AcrR family transcriptional regulator: MEAAARVIARRGVRGLRVEELAAEAGVSTALIYYHFKDRTGILRSTLEFISDRAERYTTRRDPGAPPLDARAELEQTLLLEFQDVPEVRENSTAWGELRASAVFEPELREDLARSTLIWVQEVAELLGKVRPMGGAAALAGSAERLTALLEGLSVRWLSGSLPLSHARELMAGAIDGELEMLARR; encoded by the coding sequence ATGGAAGCGGCCGCGCGGGTCATTGCCCGGCGCGGGGTCCGCGGGCTGCGCGTGGAGGAGTTGGCGGCCGAGGCCGGTGTGTCCACGGCGCTGATCTACTACCACTTCAAGGACCGCACCGGCATCCTGCGGTCGACCCTGGAGTTCATCAGCGACCGCGCCGAGCGGTACACCACCCGGCGCGATCCCGGCGCCCCGCCGCTCGACGCCAGGGCCGAGCTGGAACAGACGCTCCTGCTGGAGTTCCAGGACGTTCCCGAGGTGCGCGAGAACAGCACCGCATGGGGGGAGCTGCGGGCGAGCGCGGTCTTCGAGCCCGAACTGCGGGAGGACCTGGCCCGGTCCACGCTGATCTGGGTCCAGGAGGTCGCGGAACTGCTCGGCAAGGTCCGGCCGATGGGCGGCGCCGCCGCCCTGGCCGGCTCGGCCGAGCGCCTGACCGCACTGCTCGAAGGCCTCAGCGTGCGGTGGCTGAGCGGCAGTCTGCCGCTGTCCCACGCGCGGGAGCTGATGGCCGGCGCGATCGACGGTGAGCTGGAGATGCTCGCCCGCCGCTAG
- a CDS encoding serine/threonine-protein kinase: MTTGDRTVPLPSTFQPLSADDPREVGGYRVFARLGAGGMGRVYLSYTRGGRPVAIKVVRPELAQDPEFRHRFAREVASARRIHGLYTAQVVDSGVDAAQPWLATAYVAGPSLQQVVDRFGPLPERAVLLIVAGVAEALQAIHSTDVVHRDLKPANVLLAADGPRVIDFGIARAADTSALTSTGLRIGSPGYMAPEQVLGQPAGPATDVFALGALAVHICTGAPPFGGGPESAAMYRAVHEDPDLSRVPAGLRPLLLQCLAKDPARRPGTLQIIEAAGSHPAVGGHLRFADGWLPHPVSSEIRRRADLPTAQAGPDATGAPGAGPDTAGPDTTPDPVRAATAEAPTALAPARPPVPAPASASAPAAADERGRDRDRRRGSRRRRTTVTTTVALLVGAAGAAAVLLSPLLGDDLADADTMDVGPTGAPPSAPVTPAPSPPVPTPTAAAPGPGWTPVYTGTELTSPDPTYEFDIKSGRVAPQENAAWYLGRSAGEFFVPEDSDTYIAADGRLTPEDCVKGVESRPAGTLPFSTLRDGRAFCVRDQGGREVAVVRVLAAGTEDGAVRISMDYYRRNG; this comes from the coding sequence GTGACCACTGGAGACCGCACGGTCCCGCTGCCCTCGACCTTTCAACCGCTCTCGGCGGACGATCCGCGCGAGGTGGGCGGCTACCGCGTGTTCGCCCGACTGGGCGCGGGCGGCATGGGGCGGGTCTACCTCTCGTACACCCGGGGCGGCCGGCCGGTGGCGATCAAGGTCGTCCGGCCGGAGCTGGCGCAGGATCCCGAGTTCCGGCACCGGTTCGCCCGCGAGGTGGCCAGCGCCCGCCGGATCCACGGGCTCTACACCGCGCAGGTGGTCGACTCGGGGGTCGACGCCGCCCAGCCGTGGCTCGCCACCGCCTACGTGGCCGGCCCGTCGCTGCAGCAGGTGGTGGACCGGTTCGGTCCGCTCCCGGAGCGGGCCGTCCTGCTGATCGTCGCCGGCGTCGCGGAGGCGCTGCAGGCGATCCACTCGACCGACGTGGTGCACCGTGACCTCAAGCCCGCCAACGTCCTGCTCGCCGCCGACGGCCCCCGGGTGATCGACTTCGGCATCGCCCGGGCCGCCGACACCAGTGCGCTCACCTCGACCGGCCTGCGGATCGGCTCCCCCGGATACATGGCGCCGGAGCAGGTCCTCGGGCAGCCCGCCGGCCCGGCCACCGACGTCTTCGCGCTCGGCGCGCTCGCCGTCCACATCTGCACCGGTGCACCGCCGTTCGGCGGCGGACCGGAGTCCGCCGCCATGTACCGGGCGGTGCACGAGGACCCGGACCTCTCCCGGGTGCCGGCCGGGCTGCGCCCGCTGCTCCTCCAGTGCCTGGCCAAGGACCCCGCGCGGCGCCCCGGCACCCTCCAGATCATCGAGGCCGCCGGCAGCCACCCCGCGGTCGGCGGACACCTGCGGTTCGCCGACGGCTGGCTGCCGCACCCGGTCAGCTCCGAGATCCGGCGCCGCGCCGACCTCCCCACGGCCCAGGCCGGACCGGACGCCACCGGAGCGCCCGGCGCCGGGCCCGACACCGCCGGGCCCGACACGACGCCGGACCCGGTCCGGGCCGCGACGGCCGAGGCCCCCACCGCCCTGGCCCCGGCTCGCCCCCCGGTCCCCGCACCCGCCTCCGCATCGGCCCCGGCAGCGGCCGACGAGCGGGGGCGGGACCGCGACCGGCGCCGGGGGTCGCGACGCCGGCGGACGACCGTCACCACGACCGTCGCCCTGCTGGTCGGTGCCGCGGGCGCGGCCGCCGTCCTGCTCTCCCCGCTGCTCGGTGACGACCTGGCTGACGCCGACACCATGGACGTCGGCCCGACCGGCGCGCCCCCGAGCGCACCCGTGACCCCGGCCCCGAGCCCGCCCGTCCCCACACCGACCGCCGCCGCCCCCGGCCCGGGCTGGACGCCGGTGTACACCGGGACGGAACTGACCTCGCCGGACCCGACGTACGAGTTCGACATCAAGTCCGGCCGGGTCGCCCCGCAGGAGAACGCCGCCTGGTACCTGGGGCGCAGCGCCGGCGAGTTCTTCGTGCCCGAGGACAGCGACACCTACATCGCCGCCGACGGCCGGCTGACGCCCGAGGACTGCGTCAAGGGCGTGGAGAGCCGGCCCGCCGGCACGCTGCCGTTCAGTACCCTGCGCGACGGCCGGGCCTTCTGCGTCCGTGACCAGGGCGGCCGCGAGGTCGCCGTGGTGCGGGTGCTCGCGGCGGGCACCGAGGACGGCGCGGTGCGGATCTCGATGGACTACTACCGCCGGAACGGCTGA
- a CDS encoding WD40 repeat domain-containing protein, whose protein sequence is MLRGTGSSQAALRELLGERQLWWRCCREAVQADPSWLFDGRGGRVHAGLRATVADHAAGALAIADHAWQLGRSLASEDPQDHEVLAGLVRAWHESGLVSADAAPGPAAPSGRGLEGLSPQVAGALRSVARRIPNHHGVGVRGSGPAAGVLVIAALLMAGAEPRPRPAVRVPVVFGRSAGLSGPAPAEEGVTGVLELREFPAGPAGLYPDPRTMAGVRSPNSQFATALGHAWGTAGRRGAGRCVLWRLVLSDDPVPPARIEGPSLGAAFALGLREVLRYPASRRPGLASVRGVFRGLRPRTAVTGALDGGERLLRVADLDAKLLAARRKGWRLVAPEANRLDVAAAPEPGDVRFAADLGQADRYARRFRLGRLAVAALVLVASSAGGVALQQRDAARSEQRAALVGRLTAEANQLRGTDPSLAAQLDLAAFRMLPGTGPYANLVADGNAILSTATDAHRLLVDSVAYRPQGDVLASAGEEGTIKLWSLADRARPSLLGEPLTGSGLGFNVTFGPDGRLLAAGGYHQKVRLWNLAEPAHPQDLGQPIDADGAPAFSPDGRTLATDDGGDHTTVRLWNIGDGAHPTAQPQVLTGKTGYAVSLAFGPDGRTLAAAGNDNTVRLWNLARPSQAPALLDPQGAAASVHSLAFSPDGRTLATADDGRVWLWNLTDPDHPALLPHFLNSGAGSAVKPAFGPDGRTLAVGGDNGIRLWDLSDPSAPAASPQVLTAAGGVRSLAFGPDGRTLAAGSADGRITVYSLPGRSLPVPAGQVTGLAFSPDGRLLATGGEDGTLRLWSFTDSAGPGALGQARTGARPVYDLAFGPDGRTLATGDLDGILRLWDVADPANPRATGPPLPVATGAGPLALSPDGRTLAAGSGSHVIRVWSLADPAHPEQHGAALTDVNLVDRFAVGSDGHTVVTNNGGGTVKLWDTADPAHPREIGTLGPGGRSPEPLAFSPDGRFVASARNTATAVWSVADPVRPVALGSTSARSDVASLAFGPGGQVLASGGEDGTIRFIDPVKPASPNQPLAAHAGSVFALAFSPDGHTLASSATDRAVRLWNTDPDAAARWICATTRSVTADQWKQHVPGAPYQPPCP, encoded by the coding sequence GTGCTCCGGGGTACGGGGAGTTCGCAGGCCGCCCTGCGCGAGCTGCTCGGCGAACGGCAGCTGTGGTGGAGGTGCTGCCGCGAGGCGGTCCAGGCCGATCCCTCCTGGCTGTTCGACGGGCGCGGTGGGAGGGTGCACGCCGGGCTCCGCGCGACGGTGGCCGACCACGCAGCCGGCGCGCTGGCGATCGCCGACCACGCATGGCAGCTGGGCAGGTCCCTGGCGTCGGAGGATCCGCAGGACCATGAGGTGCTGGCGGGACTGGTCCGGGCGTGGCACGAGAGCGGGTTGGTGTCGGCGGACGCCGCCCCAGGGCCGGCGGCACCGTCCGGGCGCGGGCTCGAAGGCCTTTCACCGCAGGTGGCCGGCGCGCTGAGGTCCGTGGCCCGGCGGATCCCGAACCACCATGGTGTCGGGGTCCGGGGCAGTGGCCCGGCCGCCGGTGTGCTGGTGATCGCCGCGCTGCTGATGGCGGGGGCGGAGCCGCGCCCGCGGCCTGCCGTCAGGGTTCCGGTGGTGTTCGGGCGCTCCGCGGGGCTGTCCGGGCCCGCTCCGGCGGAGGAGGGTGTCACCGGCGTCCTGGAGTTGCGCGAATTCCCCGCGGGCCCGGCCGGGTTGTATCCGGACCCCCGGACGATGGCAGGGGTGCGCAGCCCCAACAGCCAGTTCGCCACTGCTCTCGGCCACGCGTGGGGCACCGCCGGCCGCCGGGGCGCCGGGCGGTGCGTGCTGTGGCGCCTGGTCCTCTCCGACGATCCCGTGCCTCCGGCGCGAATTGAGGGTCCGTCCCTCGGCGCGGCCTTCGCACTCGGCCTTCGCGAAGTCCTTCGGTACCCGGCATCCCGTCGGCCCGGCCTGGCTTCGGTCCGCGGTGTGTTCCGGGGCTTGCGCCCGCGGACGGCCGTGACCGGCGCGCTCGACGGAGGCGAGCGCCTCCTCAGGGTCGCCGACCTGGACGCCAAGTTGCTGGCCGCCCGCCGCAAGGGGTGGCGTCTGGTCGCGCCGGAGGCGAACCGGCTGGACGTCGCCGCGGCTCCCGAACCCGGCGACGTGAGGTTCGCGGCGGACCTCGGACAAGCGGACCGGTATGCCCGACGGTTCCGCCTCGGTCGGCTGGCCGTGGCCGCGCTCGTCCTCGTCGCGTCCAGCGCCGGGGGTGTCGCCCTCCAACAGCGGGACGCGGCGCGTTCCGAGCAGCGCGCGGCCCTGGTCGGCAGGCTCACGGCCGAGGCGAACCAGCTCCGGGGCACGGACCCCTCGCTGGCGGCCCAGCTCGACCTGGCCGCGTTCCGGATGCTGCCGGGTACCGGCCCCTACGCGAATCTCGTGGCGGACGGCAATGCGATCCTCTCCACCGCCACGGACGCCCACCGGCTGCTGGTGGACTCGGTGGCGTACCGCCCGCAGGGCGACGTCCTCGCCAGCGCGGGGGAGGAAGGCACGATCAAGCTGTGGAGCCTGGCCGACCGCGCCCGACCGTCCCTCCTCGGTGAACCCCTGACCGGCTCGGGCCTCGGGTTCAACGTGACGTTCGGCCCGGACGGACGCCTACTGGCCGCCGGCGGCTACCACCAGAAGGTCCGGCTGTGGAACCTCGCGGAGCCCGCACACCCCCAGGACCTGGGCCAGCCGATCGACGCTGACGGAGCACCGGCCTTCAGTCCGGACGGACGGACCCTGGCCACCGACGACGGCGGTGACCACACCACCGTCAGGCTGTGGAACATCGGCGACGGGGCGCATCCCACCGCCCAGCCCCAGGTGCTGACCGGAAAGACCGGCTACGCGGTGTCGCTGGCGTTCGGCCCGGACGGGCGCACGCTGGCTGCCGCCGGCAACGACAACACGGTCCGGCTGTGGAACCTCGCGCGCCCCTCGCAGGCCCCGGCCCTGCTGGATCCGCAGGGTGCCGCCGCTTCCGTCCACAGCCTGGCGTTCAGCCCGGACGGGCGCACACTGGCCACGGCCGACGACGGGAGGGTCTGGTTGTGGAACCTCACCGACCCGGACCACCCCGCCCTGCTCCCCCACTTCCTGAACAGCGGCGCGGGCTCCGCGGTGAAGCCGGCGTTCGGCCCGGACGGCCGGACCCTTGCCGTCGGCGGCGACAACGGCATCAGGCTGTGGGACCTCAGCGACCCGTCCGCCCCTGCGGCGTCGCCGCAGGTCCTCACCGCCGCCGGCGGCGTACGTTCCCTGGCGTTCGGCCCGGACGGCCGCACGCTCGCCGCGGGCAGTGCCGACGGCCGGATCACCGTGTACAGCCTGCCCGGCCGGAGTCTGCCTGTCCCGGCCGGCCAGGTCACCGGTCTCGCGTTCAGTCCGGACGGACGCCTCCTCGCCACCGGCGGCGAGGACGGCACACTCAGGCTGTGGAGCTTCACCGACTCGGCCGGCCCCGGAGCTCTGGGCCAGGCCCGGACCGGTGCAAGACCCGTGTACGACCTGGCGTTCGGCCCGGACGGCCGCACGCTGGCGACCGGTGATCTCGACGGCATCCTCAGGTTGTGGGACGTCGCCGATCCGGCAAACCCCCGAGCGACCGGTCCGCCTCTGCCGGTCGCGACGGGCGCGGGGCCCTTGGCGCTGAGCCCGGACGGCCGGACCCTGGCCGCCGGCAGCGGATCCCACGTCATCCGGGTATGGAGTCTTGCCGACCCGGCGCACCCCGAGCAGCACGGCGCGGCCCTGACGGACGTCAACCTCGTCGACCGGTTCGCGGTCGGTTCCGACGGGCACACCGTCGTCACCAACAACGGCGGCGGAACGGTCAAACTGTGGGACACGGCGGACCCGGCCCACCCGAGGGAGATCGGCACGCTCGGACCTGGCGGCAGATCGCCGGAACCGCTGGCGTTCAGCCCGGACGGACGCTTCGTGGCCAGCGCGAGGAACACCGCGACGGCGGTGTGGAGCGTGGCCGACCCGGTCCGTCCGGTGGCGCTGGGCTCCACGAGCGCGCGCAGCGACGTCGCGTCGCTGGCCTTCGGACCCGGCGGCCAAGTCCTGGCCTCCGGCGGCGAGGACGGCACGATCCGGTTCATCGACCCGGTCAAACCCGCCTCACCGAACCAGCCCTTGGCGGCCCATGCCGGATCCGTCTTCGCTCTCGCCTTCAGCCCGGACGGTCACACCCTGGCCAGCAGCGCGACCGACCGGGCCGTACGACTGTGGAACACGGACCCGGACGCGGCCGCGCGGTGGATCTGCGCCACCACCAGGAGCGTCACGGCGGACCAGTGGAAGCAGCATGTCCCCGGGGCTCCCTATCAGCCGCCCTGCCCTTGA